The sequence below is a genomic window from Streptococcus oralis.
GCCGAACACAGTCCTTAGCATGTCAAAGCTGTTGTTTTCAATCAGAATATACATCCCCAATCCTAAATAAACAACGGCAATAAACCATCTGCTATATTTTTCCAAAGTTTCTCCAACAGAAGGGACTTGTGCCAATTTTTGGGCAGAAAAAACCAAGAGATAAATCATGACTAGAAAGGTAAGTAAAGCCACTATCAAATTCGCTAAATTTAAGGTAATAAAATATGGGACAAAAACACCAATATTGTCAGCACCACAACTTGCAAAAGTAATCATAGCGACTAGAAAAATCAGGTTTTTATTATCTTTGCGCAAACCATCTTTTGCAATAGCTTCTCCATCAGAATCTCCTAAAAGCAAAACTTTGAGCCCTAGGAAAATTGGAATCAAACCGAGCAAACCTAAAATCTCTTTACTAGGAATATAATTTAAGACAAATGCAAAAAGTAAACTTAGCAATATTAGACTAACAGAGCCTAGAAATTGTCCTAAATAGATGTTAATGATGTCTTTTCTGCTTTTTCTTTTGGCAAAAAATAACATTAGGATAATAAGTAAGTCTACGGCTGTCCCAGAATACAGGATTATTGAAGTAACAACATTTTGAATCATAAAACACCCCATTCAAATATATTTTTGAATGAATTTTAACATTAAACTTTGTAGATGTCAACTTCAGCTCCATCAAAGTATAGATAAGAAGGTAGAGATTGGACTGAAATATAGTGAAATGTATTAAAATTGAAAAAAGAAAAAACGCTTGAAATCAGAGTTTTTCTTATGTATTGATTCGTATTGAATGCTTACTTCACTTCTGTAAAAATTAACTTCTACACCTACAAAGCTTATTCTGACAGACTTTATAATAGTCTAAGAAAAAAGTAGGGATTCATACAGTATCTAGATTTTCCAAAAATTCTTTATCATCAAATATTATTAACGAAACTATTCAAACCAAATCCGATGCATTGCTTCAAAGAATTCTTTAGTTGTTTGACTAGCGAAGGCTTTTATTAAAAAATTTTTTCAAATAATTGTCTCATTGACACATAAATTCTTGCTTTCCAAATTGAAGTGTGATATATTTATAACATAAAGATTGTTAAATATTTCTAACATAAGGAAAGGAGTCTATCATGAAAAAAAGTCAAAAAACGGGTGGCCTCATTACAATGATTTCCGCAGCTCTCTTTATTGATTTTACTGTTTTATTTGGTTCTAATCTTAGTTGGGGACCCAAGTTAGTTATTGCTGGTATTTCAGTGTTAGGGCAGATTGTAGCTATTTGGGGCTGGCTACATATGAAACCATGGCCTCATAAGAGTCAGAAAGGTAAGGGAAAGATTATTTTTGACTTGTCTGCTAAGCTTTACACGATACTTTTGTTTGCAGCAAGCATTTTTTATACAGTAGGGATTTGGGTTGCGACCCCAAGCGAAAGTCCTGGTATTAAAGAATGGATTTTGGGAATTGGCCTCGTTATTGAAGTGATTGTATTTGGTTTTGTCTGTTTGAAAAATGTCAAGGAAACTCCGGACGAACGCTTTTATGCTAATTTAGCCAAGGCAGCTAGCTTGATGTTTGTTTTTATACTAGGCGCACTGATGATCCTAGCAGTTATCATTGGGTATATGGGGTCTCTCACTCTTTACATGGGCCAAATCTTTATTAGCATAGCTGCCTTGATTTGCATATTTGCGGTTGTCTATCTTATCTTAGAACGGAGAGGATAAGCATGACCAAAGAAAGCAAGATTATTACTAATCTCAAATCTGTTCGTGAGTCCACAGGCATGACCCAGAAGGAGTTAGCCGACCTCATCGGCATGCGACGCGAGACAATTCTGCACTTGGAAAATAACCGTTACAATCCTTCGCTGGAAATGGCTCTTAAAATTGCTCAAGTTTTTAATCTGAAAGTAGAAGACCTCTTTGAACTCAGACAGAAAGAGGAAGCATAATTCTTTTCGAGACCTGGTTTCCTAAATACTTTGAGTACACTTATGATATTGATACCCCAAAGCATCTAAAAACTCTGTGGAAAAAGGTTATGCTGTCATTAAGACAGCTTTTGATTCACTTAACCATCTAAATGCCACCACAAAAAAGAATATTCTGAAAAGCAAGGGAATGACAGGACTGTCTAAGATGAGGGCTCCAGATTTGGACCAATCCCTTCGTGACAACTTTTCAGAAGAAGAATTAGCAAGTTACTTTTCAATTCGTGGTTACAAATTGACTCCAAAGGGAGAGCAGATACTGGAACAGTACCAGGACATTATCGACCGTCATCCAAAGAAAAATCTCTAATCAAGCGACTTTCTGGTCGGCTTCCTCTTAAACTACCTTGTCACAAATATTTGAAATCCACTTCCTTTTAGGGTACAATGATAGAAATGAATTTTTGAGAGGAAAACAATGAAAAAACTAGCAACCCTTCTTTTACTATCAACTGTAGCCCTTGCTGGATGTACTAGTATCCAACGCAGTCTGCATGGCGATGACTATGTTGACTCTAGTATCTCAGCTGAAGAAAGTTCTAAAGCAGCTGCTCAGGCTGCCAAAGATTTGAATGACGCTTTAACCAATGAAAATGCCAACTTCCCTCAACTTTCTAAGGAAGTTGCTGAAGATGAAGCCGAAGTCATTCTCCACACAAGTCAGGGTGATATTCGCATCAAACTCTTCCCCAAACTAGCTCCTCTAGCAGTTGAAAACTTCCTTACTCACGCTAAAGATGGCTACTATAACGGCATCACCTTCCACCGTGTCATCGATGGCTTTATGGTCCAAACTGGAGATCCTAAGGGAGATGGTACAGGGGGCCAATCTATCTGGCATGATAAGGATAAAACGAAGGACAAGGGAACTGGTTTCAAAAATGAAATCTCTCCTTACCTATACAATATCCGCGGTGCCCTTGCTATGGCTAATACTGGTCAACCAAATACCAACGGTAGCCAGTTCTTCATCAACCAAAACTCTACAGATATCTCTGCTAAACTCCCTACAAGCAAGTATCCAAAGAAAATCATCGAAGCCTATAAAGAAGGTGGAAATCCAAGTCTAGACGGCAAACACCCAGTCTTTGGCCAAGTCATCGACGGCATGGATATTGTTGACAAGATTGCCAAGGCTGAAAAAGATGAAAAAGACAAACCAACTACTGCTATCACTATCGATAGTATCGAAGTGGTAAAAGATTACGATTTCAGCAAAAAATAAGCCATCAACAGATAAGGAGACGATGACATGATTTTATTTTGGGGTTCTAAAGGTTATCAGAAAGATTTGGGACATACGCAAACTGCGATCGAATGTGGTCACTGTAACAATGTCGACACGTGGGAAATTGTTGAAACAGGGCGCAAATTTACCCTCTACTGGATTCCACTTTTTCCTTATGGTAAAAGTTACTTCGTTTCTTGTCCGATTTGCCACTACGGTAAAGAAATTGAGAAATCTGAAGTTGAAAACTATTTAAATTACTAGTCAAAAAAGCCAAGTCATTTCGACTTGGCCCTTTTAGTGCTTTTAAGTTAGCTTGTTAAAATCCCAGATTTGGTCCATCCAGCCTTCATAGAAGTCTGGTTCGTGGCAGACCATAAGGATAGATCCCTTATACTCTTTCAGAGCATGTTTGAGTTCATCCTTGGCATCCACATCTAGGTGGTTGGTCGGCTCGTCCAGCACTAAGACGTTATTTTCACGGTTCATCAAGAGACAGAAACGCACCTTGGCTTGTTCCCCACCCGACAAGACCTGAATTTGGCTTTCGATGTGCTTAGTCGTCAAACCACAGCGGGCAAGGGCCGCACGGACTTCTGATTGATTGAGTGCAGGGAAGGCATTCCAAACAGCTTCAAGAGGTGTTTGACGATTTCCACCTTCTACTTCCTGTTCAAAGTAACCGAGTTCTAGGTAGTCACCGCGTTCAACTTCCCCAGCGATTGGCGGAATAATGCCCAAGAGAGACTTCAAGAGGGTTGTTTTCCCGATACCATTTGCCCCGATAATGGCAACCTTTTGATTGCGTTCAAAGGTAAGATTTAAGGGTTTGGTAAGTGGACGATCATAACCAATCTGCAAGTCCTTAGCTTGAAAGATAAAGCGCCCAGGTGTACGAGCTGGTTTGAAATCAAAGGACGGCTTTGGTTTCTCGCTTTGGAGTTCAATGATGTCCATCTTGTCGAGTTTCTTTTGACGGGACATGGCCATATTTCGCGTTGCAACACGCGCTTTATTACGAGCGACAAAGTCCTTAAGGTCGGCAATCTCTTTCTGTTGACGTTCATAGGCCGCTTCTAACTGAGATTTCTTCATAGCATAGACTTCTTGGAACTGGTAGTAGTCTCCAGAATAACGAGTCAATTGTTGGTTTTCCACATGATAGACGATATTAATCACATCATTGAGGAAAGGAATATCGTGCGAAATAAGAACAAAGGCATTCTCATAGTTTTGGAGATAACGCTTGAGCCAGTCAATGTGTTCAGCATCCAAGTAGTTGGTTGGCTCGTCCAGCAACAAGATATCTGGCTTTTCGAGGAGGAGTTTAGCCAAGAGGACCT
It includes:
- a CDS encoding CadD family cadmium resistance transporter, whose translation is MIQNVVTSIILYSGTAVDLLIILMLFFAKRKSRKDIINIYLGQFLGSVSLILLSLLFAFVLNYIPSKEILGLLGLIPIFLGLKVLLLGDSDGEAIAKDGLRKDNKNLIFLVAMITFASCGADNIGVFVPYFITLNLANLIVALLTFLVMIYLLVFSAQKLAQVPSVGETLEKYSRWFIAVVYLGLGMYILIENNSFDMLRTVFG
- a CDS encoding helix-turn-helix transcriptional regulator, coding for MTKESKIITNLKSVRESTGMTQKELADLIGMRRETILHLENNRYNPSLEMALKIAQVFNLKVEDLFELRQKEEA
- a CDS encoding peptidylprolyl isomerase; the protein is MKKLATLLLLSTVALAGCTSIQRSLHGDDYVDSSISAEESSKAAAQAAKDLNDALTNENANFPQLSKEVAEDEAEVILHTSQGDIRIKLFPKLAPLAVENFLTHAKDGYYNGITFHRVIDGFMVQTGDPKGDGTGGQSIWHDKDKTKDKGTGFKNEISPYLYNIRGALAMANTGQPNTNGSQFFINQNSTDISAKLPTSKYPKKIIEAYKEGGNPSLDGKHPVFGQVIDGMDIVDKIAKAEKDEKDKPTTAITIDSIEVVKDYDFSKK
- a CDS encoding zinc-ribbon domain-containing protein, whose product is MILFWGSKGYQKDLGHTQTAIECGHCNNVDTWEIVETGRKFTLYWIPLFPYGKSYFVSCPICHYGKEIEKSEVENYLNY
- a CDS encoding ABC-F family ATP-binding cassette domain-containing protein, which codes for MSILEVKNLSHGFGDRAIFEDVSFRLLKGEHIGLVGANGEGKSTFMSIVTGKMLPDEGKVEWSKYVTAGYLDQHAVLKEGQTVRDVLRTAFDELFKAEARINDLYMEMAEEGADIDALMEEVGELQDRLESRDFYTLDAKIDEVARALGVMDYGMDTDVTALSGGQRTKVLLAKLLLEKPDILLLDEPTNYLDAEHIDWLKRYLQNYENAFVLISHDIPFLNDVINIVYHVENQQLTRYSGDYYQFQEVYAMKKSQLEAAYERQQKEIADLKDFVARNKARVATRNMAMSRQKKLDKMDIIELQSEKPKPSFDFKPARTPGRFIFQAKDLQIGYDRPLTKPLNLTFERNQKVAIIGANGIGKTTLLKSLLGIIPPIAGEVERGDYLELGYFEQEVEGGNRQTPLEAVWNAFPALNQSEVRAALARCGLTTKHIESQIQVLSGGEQAKVRFCLLMNRENNVLVLDEPTNHLDVDAKDELKHALKEYKGSILMVCHEPDFYEGWMDQIWDFNKLT